The following coding sequences are from one Mycobacterium bourgelatii window:
- a CDS encoding PE family protein, which translates to MSFLATAPDVIAQAATQLAIIGSSVQDASASAASFTTSLGAAAADEVSAAIALLFSGHAQEYQTIDAQLAAYHRQFLHALWDASRSYAAAEAFNASTLLQSLEQNVLAVINAPTLALLGRPLIGDGANATTPGGRGGDGGLLWGNGGNGADGEFATGQAGGNGGNAGLIGNGGRGGNGAQGQGYLILPGDPGGTGGAGGAGGWLFGNGGAGGHGGDGALAHGENRGGAGGNGGAGGRAWVFGSGGIGGNGGNGGTGGEFGFGANSGGAGGIGGVGGSAGLIGNGGAGGAGGVGGTGGKGGIGFVTGETGGVGGAGGAGGAGGAGGLLFGEGGAGGNGAVGGQGGLGHDGGVLLPSGDGGSGGDGGAGGAGGAGGTGGKAGLFGVGGTGGLGGAGGVGGLAGNGANASGSAPGAAGGGFGGTGGSGGAAGTGGVGGTGGMIFGPGGAGGQGGMGGDGGTGGIGGQSVNGGTAGKGGNGGNGGDRATGGSGGAGGLFGNGWNGTTGATPTSGGNGGNGGNGGDAGPGGTGLTIGQTGGAGGNGGDGGSVGNGGRGGDGGAGQAGTTASGIPGTGIAGVDGGHGGKGGAGGSGGALGGNGGDGGTGGAGGEGGAGVVGANGKDGVNPGDHGTNGQNGGAGGNGGNGGEGGAAGAAPAGEAGTRGVGGAGGKGGPGAAGGDGGNGAAGGALGVNLPGGDGGNGGDGGNPGAGGKGGMGGDGSTVGAAGQDGAAATSGGNGGKGGAGGVSESLAQKGGKGGNGGNGGAVGNGGDGGDGGAGTDGYTISFGALAAGAGGAGGAGGSGGSDGGNGGNGGAGGAGGHGSTGTAGFNGTTPTTPGAHGGNGGGGGTGGKGGDGGDGGAGGAAPKGQAGKQGVGGNGGDGGTGGPGGNGGDGAKGANASTDVGPGGAGGNGGNGGNPGAGGAGGKGGAGSTPGADGKTGAAASSGGNGGNGGAGGDGSAGFWNSQTGDGGDGGPGGKGGDGGLVGNGGTGGAGGVGGKGSNEPSGGGSTSGKGGNGGAGGAGGAGGALSGDGGNGGVGGTGGSGAGSAGGTGGIGGAGGNAGASGNGGTGGNGGTGGAGGSPELLGGPAGTGGNGGAGGNGGTNAGNGGNGGAGGTGGVGGGGKNGDAGKAGWLENNNSGGPGGDGGKGQTGGTGGIGGNGGKALASSGTDGAGGVGGAGGVGGTGGTGGAGGNGFVAVEDGWAKGGTGGTGGEGGDGGVGGAGGMGAGGQAAQGAKGGQGAGGAGGQGGLGGNVSLGGKATAGGDGGTGGKGGTGSYGGVGGNGGDGGKALEFQFGGNGGNGGRGGDGVIAGGNGGTGGTGGTGAYGGDAPGGNGGAGGDGGDKTGDPAAPGGKGEPGGSGVIGTPGAGGAGGAGGLGGGNVPIEP; encoded by the coding sequence TTGTCATTTCTGGCTACCGCGCCCGACGTAATAGCACAAGCCGCTACCCAACTAGCCATTATCGGTTCATCTGTTCAGGACGCCAGCGCATCCGCGGCGAGTTTTACGACATCGTTGGGGGCGGCGGCTGCCGACGAGGTGTCGGCCGCGATCGCGTTGCTGTTTTCCGGGCATGCCCAGGAGTACCAGACGATTGACGCGCAGCTGGCTGCCTACCACCGACAGTTCCTTCACGCGCTCTGGGACGCCAGCAGGTCATACGCGGCCGCAGAGGCGTTCAACGCCTCGACGCTGTTGCAGAGCTTGGAGCAGAACGTGCTCGCCGTCATCAACGCGCCCACCCTGGCGCTGTTGGGGCGCCCGCTGATAGGTGACGGCGCCAACGCGACCACGCCGGGCGGCAGAGGCGGCGACGGCGGGTTGTTGTGGGGCAATGGCGGTAACGGCGCCGACGGCGAGTTCGCAACCGGTCAGGCCGGTGGTAACGGCGGCAACGCCGGGCTGATCGGCAACGGCGGTCGGGGCGGTAACGGTGCACAGGGCCAGGGGTACCTAATACTCCCCGGAGACCCAGGTGGTACGGGCGGGGCTGGCGGTGCCGGCGGTTGGTTGTTCGGCAACGGCGGCGCTGGCGGGCACGGTGGCGACGGCGCGCTTGCGCATGGCGAGAACCGGGGCGGCGCCGGCGGTAATGGGGGTGCCGGCGGCAGGGCTTGGGTGTTCGGCAGCGGCGGCATTGGCGGCAACGGCGGCAACGGTGGGACAGGCGGCGAATTCGGCTTCGGCGCTAACAGCGGGGGCGCGGGCGGTATTGGCGGTGTCGGTGGCAGTGCCGGACTCATTGGCAACGGTGGGGCCGGCGGTGCCGGGGGCGTCGGTGGGACAGGCGGCAAAGGCGGCATTGGCTTCGTCACCGGCGAGACAGGCGGGGTCGGTGGTGCCGGTGGTGCGGGCGGCGCCGGCGGCGCCGGTGGGCTGCTGTTTGGTGAGGGTGGCGCCGGTGGGAATGGCGCCGTCGGTGGCCAAGGCGGTCTCGGCCACGACGGCGGCGTCTTGTTGCCGAGCGGTGATGGTGGCAGCGGCGGCGACGGTGGCGCCGGCGGGGCTGGCGGAGCCGGCGGAACCGGTGGCAAAGCTGGGTTGTTTGGTGTTGGCGGGACCGGCGGACTAGGTGGCGCCGGCGGAGTCGGTGGACTCGCCGGCAATGGCGCGAACGCCAGCGGCTCCGCCCCCGGGGCAGCCGGCGGCGGCTTCGGCGGCACCGGCGGCAGTGGCGGGGCCGCGGGCACGGGCGGCGTCGGCGGAACCGGCGGGATGATATTCGGCCCCGGCGGAGCTGGCGGGCAAGGCGGCATGGGCGGCGACGGCGGTACCGGTGGCATAGGTGGCCAAAGCGTCAACGGCGGAACAGCCGGAAAGGGTGGGAACGGCGGCAACGGCGGTGACCGCGCGACCGGCGGCTCCGGCGGCGCCGGGGGACTGTTCGGCAACGGCTGGAACGGCACGACCGGCGCTACTCCCACCAGCGGGGGCAACGGCGGCAACGGCGGCAACGGCGGCGACGCCGGACCGGGCGGAACTGGCTTGACCATAGGACAGACCGGTGGCGCCGGTGGCAACGGCGGCGACGGCGGCTCCGTCGGCAACGGTGGGCGTGGCGGCGACGGCGGGGCGGGTCAGGCAGGCACCACAGCCTCCGGGATCCCCGGCACCGGAATTGCAGGTGTCGATGGTGGGCATGGCGGTAAGGGCGGTGCCGGCGGGTCCGGTGGAGCCCTCGGCGGAAATGGCGGCGATGGGGGAACCGGCGGGGCAGGCGGCGAAGGCGGAGCGGGTGTCGTCGGTGCCAACGGGAAAGACGGTGTCAACCCGGGTGACCACGGCACAAATGGCCAGAACGGCGGTGCCGGCGGCAACGGCGGCAACGGCGGCGAAGGTGGTGCCGCGGGCGCCGCGCCGGCCGGCGAGGCCGGCACCCGAGGCGTTGGCGGGGCGGGCGGTAAAGGCGGACCCGGCGCAGCTGGCGGCGACGGCGGGAATGGTGCAGCGGGCGGCGCCCTCGGGGTCAACTTGCCTGGTGGAGACGGCGGCAACGGCGGCGACGGTGGTAACCCAGGTGCTGGCGGCAAAGGCGGGATGGGTGGCGACGGTTCTACCGTGGGTGCCGCCGGGCAGGACGGCGCAGCCGCTACCAGCGGCGGCAACGGTGGCAAAGGGGGCGCCGGCGGAGTTTCTGAATCCCTCGCGCAGAAGGGCGGAAAGGGTGGAAACGGCGGCAACGGCGGTGCCGTCGGCAACGGCGGCGACGGCGGTGACGGCGGTGCCGGCACGGACGGCTACACCATCTCCTTCGGCGCGCTCGCCGCTGGGGCCGGTGGCGCTGGCGGAGCCGGCGGGTCCGGCGGGTCCGACGGTGGTAACGGCGGCAATGGAGGCGCCGGCGGGGCCGGTGGCCACGGCAGCACCGGCACGGCCGGCTTCAACGGCACGACCCCCACTACCCCCGGCGCCCACGGCGGAAATGGCGGAGGCGGCGGAACCGGCGGTAAAGGCGGCGATGGCGGCGACGGGGGTGCCGGCGGCGCGGCACCAAAAGGCCAAGCCGGTAAGCAAGGCGTTGGCGGCAACGGGGGTGACGGCGGCACCGGTGGTCCTGGTGGCAACGGCGGTGACGGCGCAAAGGGTGCGAATGCATCCACCGACGTCGGTCCGGGTGGAGCTGGTGGAAACGGCGGTAATGGTGGGAACCCCGGCGCGGGCGGCGCGGGTGGGAAAGGCGGTGCCGGCTCTACCCCTGGTGCCGACGGCAAGACCGGCGCGGCTGCTAGCAGCGGTGGCAACGGCGGCAACGGGGGTGCGGGCGGCGACGGTTCAGCAGGGTTCTGGAACAGCCAAACCGGCGACGGTGGGGACGGCGGGCCCGGCGGCAAGGGCGGTGACGGCGGTTTGGTCGGCAATGGGGGCACCGGCGGCGCCGGCGGCGTCGGCGGAAAGGGATCGAATGAGCCCAGCGGTGGGGGCTCCACCAGTGGTAAAGGCGGCAACGGCGGTGCCGGCGGTGCCGGCGGTGCCGGCGGAGCGCTTTCCGGCGATGGGGGCAACGGCGGCGTCGGTGGTACCGGTGGCAGTGGCGCCGGCTCAGCCGGAGGTACCGGCGGGATCGGCGGTGCGGGCGGCAACGCGGGCGCGAGCGGTAACGGAGGCACCGGTGGCAACGGCGGCACCGGTGGCGCTGGCGGCAGCCCCGAGCTGCTCGGCGGACCTGCCGGTACCGGCGGCAACGGCGGCGCCGGCGGAAATGGCGGGACCAACGCAGGTAACGGCGGTAACGGGGGCGCCGGCGGCACCGGCGGCGTCGGCGGCGGCGGAAAAAACGGCGACGCAGGTAAAGCGGGCTGGCTAGAAAACAACAACAGCGGAGGACCTGGCGGCGACGGCGGAAAGGGCCAAACCGGCGGAACCGGTGGTATCGGCGGCAATGGCGGCAAAGCGCTTGCGTCCTCAGGCACTGACGGTGCCGGTGGGGTAGGCGGCGCCGGGGGAGTCGGTGGAACCGGCGGAACAGGCGGCGCCGGCGGTAATGGTTTTGTGGCTGTAGAAGACGGCTGGGCCAAGGGCGGCACCGGCGGTACCGGCGGAGAAGGCGGAGACGGCGGAGTAGGCGGAGCCGGCGGGATGGGCGCGGGCGGCCAGGCGGCGCAGGGTGCGAAAGGCGGACAAGGCGCCGGCGGTGCCGGCGGCCAAGGCGGCCTAGGCGGCAACGTCAGCCTTGGCGGCAAGGCCACGGCCGGTGGCGACGGCGGCACCGGCGGCAAGGGCGGAACCGGCAGTTATGGCGGTGTCGGCGGCAACGGGGGAGACGGTGGTAAGGCCCTGGAATTCCAATTCGGCGGTAACGGCGGCAACGGCGGTCGGGGCGGTGACGGCGTTATCGCCGGTGGCAATGGCGGCACCGGGGGTACCGGCGGTACCGGGGCTTACGGCGGTGACGCCCCGGGCGGTAACGGCGGGGCCGGCGGCGACGGCGGTGACAAGACCGGCGACCCTGCGGCTCCTGGTGGCAAAGGCGAACCGGGCGGCTCTGGCGTGATTGGTACCCCTGGCGCCGGTGGCGCCGGCGGCGCCGGCGGTCTCGGCGGGGGAAACGTCCCGATCGAGCCTTAG